GGAGATCGTCCGCGAGCGGCTGGAGCGCGAGGCGGGCATCAGCCTGATCTCCACCGCGCCCAACGTGGTCTACCGGGTGGTCATGGAGGACGGCACCGAGCACACCGTCACCAACCCCAGCGACTGGCCGGCGGGCAAGATCGACCGGGTCCACGAGCCGATCGTCAACGCCACCATCATCGCGCCCAGCGACTACACCGGCGCGATCATGGAGCTGTGCCAGAGCCGGCGCGGCCAGCTCGGCGGCATGGACTACCTCAGCGAGTCCCGGGTCGAGCTGCGCTACACGCTGCCGCTCGGCGAGATCATCTTCGACTTCTTCGACGCCCTGAAGTCGCGCACCCGCGGCTACGCCAGCCTGGACTACAGCGAGGCCGGGGAGCAGGAGTCGCAGCTGGTCAAGGTGGACATCCTGCTGCAGGGTGAGGCCGTCGACGCCTTCAGCGCGATCGTGCACAAGGACAAGGCCTACAGCTACGGCGTGATGATGGCCGGCAAGCTGCGCGAGCTCATCCCGCGCCAGCAGTTCGAGGTGCCCATCCAGGCCGCCGTCGGCTCCCGGGTCATCGCGCGGGAGACGGTGCGCGCCATCCGCAAGGACGTGCTCGCCAAGTGCTACGGCGGTGACATCACCCGCAAGCGCAAGCTGCTGGAGAAGCAGAAGGAGGGCAAGAAGCGGATGAAGATGGTCGGTCGGGTCGAGGTCCCGCAGGAGGCCTTCGTCGCCGCGCTGTCCACCAACGAGTCCACCGCCAAGGCCAAGTGAGCGCCCGCGTCGAGGCCGTGTGCGTGGCCGCCGCCGGGGTGCTGGAGATCCCCGGCCGGGGCCCCACGCGCAGCGCCATCGACAAGCGACCGGTGCCCGGGCGGGTCGCCGTCCGCCCGCTGGGCTTGGACGGCGACACCCAGGCCAACCGCAAGCACCACGGCGGGGAGGGCCAGGCGGTCTACGCCTACGCCGCCGAGGACGCCGCCTGGTGGGAGGCCGAGCTTGACCGTGAGCTGCCGGCCGGGCGGTTCGGGGAGAACCTGCGGACGGCGGGCATCGACCTGACCGCTGCGCTGCTCGGTGAGCGGTGGGAGGTCGGCACCGCGCTCCTCGAGGTGACCGCCCCGCGCACCCCGTGCGCGAAGTTCCAGGCGTACTGGGGCGTGCCCCGGCTGGTCCGGCGGTTCACCGAGCACGGCGCGCCGGGCGCCTACCTGCGGGTGCTCCGCCCCGGCGACGTCGGTGCCGGCGACGCCCTCACCGTCGTCTCCCGGCCCGACCACGGGGTGAGCATCGGCCTGGCCTTCCGGGCGATGCTCACCGAGCGCGACCGGCTGCCCGAGCTGCGCCCGGCGCTGTCCGTACTGCCGCACAAGGACCAGCCGGCGATCGCCGAGGCGATCGCCGCCCGCACCACGCCGTAGCCGGCGCGCGGCCGCCCTGCAGGGGCCCGCCACGAGCGGGCCAGTGGTGGGGGCAGGGGGGTCCTCCGTCACGCGGCCAGTGCCGCCACGAGGTCCCGCCGCAGGGCGGCGACGTCCACGCCGCGCTCGTGCAGCACCTGCGCGGCCAGCCCCCGGCCCTCGCGGAGCAGCCCCAGCAGCACGTGCGTGTCGGTGATCCGGTTGTGCTTCAGCGCCAGCGCCTCGCGCAGCGAGAGCTCCAGCACCGTCTTCGCCCGCGGGGTGAACGGCACGTGGGAGGGGCTCGCCCGGCGTCGTCCGCCCGCGGGCCGGGCCTCCAGGGCACCGGGCCCGAAGGTCGCCTCCACCGCACCGCGGACGGCGTCCAGGTCGATGCCCAGGGTCCGCAGCGCGTCGGCGTCCAGGTCGCCCCCGCCCACGTGTGCCTGCACGGCGGCCGCCACCTCCTCGCGGGTCAGCCCGTGCCGGCGCAGCGCGGCGGCCGCGGGGGTGTCCTGCCCGAGCAGCGCCAGCAGCAGGTGCTCGGTGCCGATGGAGGCGTGCCGCAGCGAGCGGGCCTCCTCCTGCGCCAGGACGACGACCTGCCGGGCCTCGGCCGTGAACCGTTCGAACACGCCTCATCCCTCCCGTCGGAGCAGCCGTCGGCCGCCCGCGTACTTCTTGTGCACCGCCTGCCGGGTGACGCCCAGGTGCTGGGCGACCTGCTCCCACGTCCAGCCCTGTCCGCGGGCGTTGTCCACCTGCAGGGCCTCCAGCCGCTCGACCAGGTCGCGCAGGGCGCGGACCGCCCGCAGCCCGACCGCCGGGTCCCGGCTGCTTGCCGCGGAGGCCACCTGTGCCGCGTCTGCCATGCCGTCAACTGTGGTTGACGCGCGGGGATCTGTCAACCTGCTTTGACGAGCGGTCAGTGACGGCGGATGTCGTGCCGGCCACCCCGCGGCGCGCGCCGGGGCGGCCGCTGCCCGCCGGCGACGACCAGCGTGAGCACCCGGTAGCGGTGCGGCCGGTGGGGCTCCAGCAGCGCGAGCATGCGGGCGTCGTCGGCCCGCGCCTCCCCGGCCAGCACCCAGGCCACCATCGAGGGGATGCCGTCGTCGCCGGGGATGACGGTGTCCGGGTCGCCCCAGGTCCAGGCCCGCAGGCACCCCGCCGTCCACGGCCCGACGCCCCGCAGCGAGCTGAGCGCGGGCAGGGCGGTGTCCGGCGATGCGTCGGCGAGTGCGGCCAGCCGGGCGGCGACCCGGGCTGCCCCGACCAGGTGCTCGGCCCGCCGGCGCTCCAGGCCCACCCGGTGCAGGTCGACGTAGGACAGCCGGGCCAGCGTCTCCGGCGCGGGCGGCAGCCGCAGCTCCGGCGCACCGGGCGCCGGGTCGCCGAAGGCCGTCACGAGCCGGGCCCACTGGGCGGCGGCGTCCTGGCGGGTCACCCGCTGCTGGACGACCGTCCAGGCCAGGTCGTGCCACACCGTGCCGGTCGCCCCGACCCGGGCGCCGGGGTGCCGCCGCCACAGCTCGCGCAGCGGCCCGGACG
This window of the Geodermatophilus sp. DSM 44513 genome carries:
- a CDS encoding DNA-3-methyladenine glycosylase, giving the protein MLGHLAALRGDPTVRLAPGAFTRATLTPDGPGVLRATWDADHTGVAVRTTGDGAGWLLERAPRLLGLEDDPAGFAPASGPLRELWRRHPGARVGATGTVWHDLAWTVVQQRVTRQDAAAQWARLVTAFGDPAPGAPELRLPPAPETLARLSYVDLHRVGLERRRAEHLVGAARVAARLAALADASPDTALPALSSLRGVGPWTAGCLRAWTWGDPDTVIPGDDGIPSMVAWVLAGEARADDARMLALLEPHRPHRYRVLTLVVAGGQRPPRRAPRGGRHDIRRH
- a CDS encoding MOSC domain-containing protein yields the protein MSARVEAVCVAAAGVLEIPGRGPTRSAIDKRPVPGRVAVRPLGLDGDTQANRKHHGGEGQAVYAYAAEDAAWWEAELDRELPAGRFGENLRTAGIDLTAALLGERWEVGTALLEVTAPRTPCAKFQAYWGVPRLVRRFTEHGAPGAYLRVLRPGDVGAGDALTVVSRPDHGVSIGLAFRAMLTERDRLPELRPALSVLPHKDQPAIAEAIAARTTP
- a CDS encoding RNA polymerase subunit sigma-70, with translation MADAAQVASAASSRDPAVGLRAVRALRDLVERLEALQVDNARGQGWTWEQVAQHLGVTRQAVHKKYAGGRRLLRREG
- a CDS encoding Clp protease N-terminal domain-containing protein, which encodes MFERFTAEARQVVVLAQEEARSLRHASIGTEHLLLALLGQDTPAAAALRRHGLTREEVAAAVQAHVGGGDLDADALRTLGIDLDAVRGAVEATFGPGALEARPAGGRRRASPSHVPFTPRAKTVLELSLREALALKHNRITDTHVLLGLLREGRGLAAQVLHERGVDVAALRRDLVAALAA